Part of the Peromyscus leucopus breed LL Stock chromosome 6, UCI_PerLeu_2.1, whole genome shotgun sequence genome, AGATTATCATTCCCATTTGTTATGACAAACGTGGACCTGATTTAAACACTCCACAGTGTGTGCATGAGCATTAATTACATGCTACCCCACTGATGTgtgcacttttttgtttttgtgtttcagtTAACACTAATGAAGACTGGAGGTAAAAACGTAACTAAAGACCAGCCTGAACTAGCTTCCCTTCATCTGGGCTTTCCTCTAGTCTCCTTGTTCTTGATTTTCTCCAGCAGGCCCTCCTATGGTCCTCTCTTTacatccctttcttcccctcccacaaAGACTGACTCAGTGGGTTGTATAGCTTTCCAAACTGACCTCAAGGCGGAGACATAAGGGCCTTTCAGAGATTTGTGGGTTTTTAATGGTTTCATACTGAAGTGCTGTAATAATTAATAACAAACACTAAAAAGTTGCAAATTGTGAGACTCCACACCAAGTTGTCCTCTCTGGTACTAATTCTGAAGTTATTACTTGATAGTTACTAGAATATaaagaagtttgtttttatttttaaccctgAACTAGGTGACAATCTGCAGACTTCCTGTTTCTGCAGGCCTTCTTCCCATTACTGGGTCTTAGTTTTCAGGGGCTATGAAATATGAAAGATGGAACAGAACTGGGCAGAGTTTGTGAGGACTGTGTGGGACCCACTTGTGTCCACCTAGACATCATCTTACTTAGCATGCATTTTAAAGGCCCAGCCCTCCTGACTTTAGAACATTGCCTCATACTAGTTAAGATTCCTAACTAATGACCGGTCACCTCTGTGATTTTCCTGCGTGTTACAAAATAATGTTgaagcatgttttcttttttctcttaggCTTTAGAAAATTTACGTGTTTACCTGTGTGAGAAAATCATAGCCGAGAGACATTTTGATCATCTACGTGCAAAAAAAATACTCAGTAGAGAAGACACGGAGGAAATTTCTTGCCGAACTTCAAGTAGAAAAAGAGCTGGAAAGTTGTTAGACTACTTACAGGAAAACCCTAAGGGACTGGACACTCTTGTAGAATCCATTCGCAGGGAGAAAACACAGAACTTCCTGATTCAGAAGATAACAGATGAAGTGCTAAAGCTACGGAATATAAAACTGGAGCATCTCAAAGGTAACTAATGCTGTACAGCAAAGAATTAACAGCACTTTTCAAAAGTCACAGGCGACCTTTTCTTTCCAAAAGCTTAAGGCTCAGAATTCTATTCAATTTACATTCTTGCCAGATATATTATCATGTTACAAAAGTGATAGAAACCCAGTTGGCTGTATTTATATTCACTTAACAGTAGTGTTTGTAGAAGTTTATTTCTAAACTATGCCATAAATGTAATCCATTCAGAAATAAACTCAGAAAACACGgttacattacattttaagaaAAGGAGCTATGTGGCTTATGCCTGTATTCCTAAACttagaaagccaaggcaggaggattgccaaaagttcaaagccaacctgagttacattgtgagttccaggtcagcctggtatgTAGAATGAGACCTGTgtgcagagttttcctgtcccaaccacctggtcccaaataactgacacagaggcttaatattacttataaacgctcagccaatagctcaggcttattactagctaacgcttacatttaaattaacctatatttctatttatgctgtGCCACGTGGCGGTAACTTTATTAGTATGGcttgttcatctcctgctccctctgcttcttcctccaagcattctcttagtctggctctcctgcctaaccttaacCTGGCTATTGGCGAGTCAGTTTGTTTATTAAATCACAGCACCAAATCTTCACAGTCAAatggattattccacagcagagaccCTGACTAACAACCTAAGAACGAGCTAAAGGTGATGAATTTTAAGTTTAGCTGAGCTTTTCTTGGTGATTTCTCCCACCAGTTGATCAAAAGCAGTAATTGGCACATGCTTATAAGACTCATGCATAAAATATATGTGACTCTAAACCTAAAACCAGTCCATTTGTGAGAGGCATGGGACCTGAGACTAGCAAGAAAGGAGCAAGTCACCTCCCATTTTACTCTCAGCCCAGGGCACTCTCTGATGGGGTGCTGTGTAGGACTGTCTGCTTAGTTGAAATCCCCAAGAtgctcctcccacccctgccccattTCTCCAGAACACTGAgttttacttacacacacacacacacacacacacacacacacacacacacacacgtaagctTGGGCTGTTACTGCGCCTGCTGTTCTTGATATTGATGATAGAGCGGTGAGTCATTTAAGGAGCTGTCCATAAGAAACTCAAATCTAGATGTCTTCCTTATGTCTCCCCTTCATGAGCTTTATAAACAATGTCTGAGTCAGGTTTGCTGGTATACACCTGGGACACATAAGCAGAAGGACTGATttttttgaggccaacctgggctactctctaagaccttgtctcaaaaaaccagtgAGAGAGACATGGAGGAAGGGTTGTCTCTAATACTGAAACTATCAGCAGAAAAGATGGCATGCAAATTCGCTTTTAGACTTTGTTGGGTTTACCTCTAATTGTCAACCCAGGGGTTCCTCTGCCTGTAGACAGCTCCATTGACTGTGTGCTAAGTGCTAAGATGGTGTTTGCATTCTCCTGCTGGGGCTAATGTTCCAGTAGACCCGTAGGACATGATAGAATTCTGTGGTAGGCATAGGACAGTCGCTGTCTACCTGCAGTCCCCGCTCTGCATGGCACCTGTTCATGCCTGTTTTCTCAACCCTAACAGTAACAGCGAGTGTCTCAGGTGACCACTAAATCCTCTTCAGTTCTAACATCCTGGTACTCAAGAAGCACTAATTGCCATTGACTGGCTTGTAAGATTGGAGTATATGCCtgactacattttatttttatcaagtaATAATATTTTTTGCAGAATGCTAATGAATGTTTCTTAGATAAAAATGgtaggaggctgaagcagcaagAATTAGAGTGCTAGGTCATCCTGGGCTGCTTAACAAGTGCAGAGCTAACCTACGCTACACGGTAAAGCCCTCTCtcaacagggggaaaaaaactagCTGTGAAAGTCACTTATGAAAAATTATaggagctgctttttttttttttttttaaggatttgtttttatatgtctGAGCTGTTTGCCTTCatttatgtgcctggtgcctgcagaggccagaaatcagatcccctggaactggagttacagatggttgtgagccaccatgtggatggtgGGAACTGACTCGGTCTTCTAGAAGGCCAACCAGTGCTCGTAACATCTGGCCATCTCTCGCCTCCTACCCCACCACCATCCTTCAGCCATTAACTAACTATGCAAGTAATCGTTGAATGTGAACAGTGGGCATTTAGTTAGCTGCTTTGAGATGGTGTCCTTAGCTTGAATATGTAAATCGGAGTGTTCTTGTTAGAAAAGCAAATGAGACTGGAGTGGATTTTGATGACAGCGTTTGTGAATTGCAGCTGAAATCCTAgtgcagaggaggaggtggcaggagccagcctgggctacaggagacctgtCTCATACAACAAATTTGGGTTGTATTGTGACTAGCTCACAGTCGTTGAGAAGTTACAAGGTGGGGGGCGTCCCTTTGCTGGTTCCTCTCTCATTGCATCTGCGTGTTCTGTTGCAGGCTTTCTCATTGCATTTCTCTGTTCTGTTGCAGGCTTTCTCATTGCATTTCTCTGTTCTGTTGCAGGCCTGAAGTGCAGCAGCTGTGAGCCCTTTGCAGCTGGAGCCAACAACCTTTCCAGGTCCAACTCAGATGAGAGCAACTTCTCTGAAAAACAGAGAGCGGCGTCCACTGTCATGTACCATCCCGAGGGGGAATCCAGCACCACCCCCTTCTTCTCTACCGAGTCATCTCTGAATTTGCCAGTCCTGGAAGTTGGCAGAACTGAAAACAGCAGCTTCTCCTCAACCACCCTTCCTCGACCTGGGGACCCCGGGGCCCCCCCTTTGCCCCCAGATCTGCGCTTGGAAGGAGGATCTTGTGGAAACTCAAGTGAAATCTTTCTCCCCTTACGATCACGTGCTCTTTCACGCCAGTGACACATCACTGCCTAGTCTTTTAATAGTGATGGAAAAGTTGTAAATGATAGGATCTTTTTATAAAAACCACTCACAGTTTATAGAAAGTTCACTCATATCCGATATGTGTCTTTTAAATCACAGTGTACACTCTCTGTAAATAGGATTTGTTAGAGTAAAAGAGCACACTCTAGGGGTAGCTGGGTGTAAATCACGGGTGTACACTTTTccatattgtcttttttttttaatttttagatgttTAGTATTTTTAACTCTTATGTTATAAGACTAATTTTATCAGAATACTTCTCAATTTGAGAAATCAACTCATGGGCTGAGAATACTGTTTCTCAGCACACTTATGCTACAAATTCTCAGATCATTTCCCAGTGACCTGGCAGTACATTTCAGCAGGAAGCTGTTCTGACTTGCAGTAAAGCCAGGCCGTGGACAAGCTGCCCAAACGCTAAGGAGGATCTCCCACTCCTTGGTTCTGAGAAGCCTTCGGGTTCTAAAGAAACACCTGATGGCATTGAGCCACCTGTGACCTCAGTTGGTCAAAAATCACTCTGGACTGTTCTTGCCAATTGGTGCGACTGTCTGGAATCCACAGTCTGTCTATAAAGTAACTGGCACAATTGATTTTGGAATGTGTGACAattgtgtttttaatattttcatcaaGCAGCCACTAGCTACATCAGTTTTTATTGTATTACAAAGTTTGACTAactttacacatttaaaaaatgctgattgttttcatttaaattataattttacatatttcctGATACCCACCTCCtgtatatttctattatttaaaaattaagaaatgaaaagttgctattaacaataaaattttttttaaggtagtgATGTTTCAGAGTCAAAAACTCAAAATGTCTGGTTTCCAAATGTCTGACCCTTTTTTATACTggtttttaaagtagaaaacagtatttcaaagccagatgtgtgtgtgtacattcttgGGCGCAGGAGGGTCTTGGGTGCAGGAGCGTTGTAAGTTtgaggttacacagtgagttcaaggtcagccagagtCCACTGTCTAGACTGTCTGCAGAAGTGGTGAGGGTGAGGGAGTgttgggaagaagaggaggaagaggggaacaTAAATTGAGAAGATGTGACTCAGTTGGATATAGTTTGTTACTAAGTTAATGGATACAGTAGTAAAAAGTTACTTTTCAGGAAAACCAGATTAACACAGTATACAAATCATACCTCCGCATTcacttttttattgcttttttaaaaagtatgcttTTTGTACAGTTGTAGGTTTAACAGAAAAATTGAGCAAAATAATTTGTTAAATACTTCTTCCTCCCTGTTTCCCATACTTCTTTTATTGGGTTGATAACTTGTTAAAGTTGGTGAGCCAATAACATTGATACATTGTTATTAACCAAAGTCCATATTTGGGTCCTCCATTGTATAAGTTGCAAgtttttagaaatatgtattacAAATCTACCCAAAAAGTGTCATAACCAAATAGTTAATtccactgctttaaaaaaatctttcctggTGCATCTGTTCAGCCTCCCCTCATCCCAGTCCTAGCAAGCATTGACCTTTTCTAGAATGTCTATTGTTGGGGCATAAAGAACAGAGCAGTCTCGGGCTGCTTTCAGCTCTTCAGGCTTTTCAAGGTGTTCCATGAAGAGACTCATCCTTAGCATAGTACTTGAAGGGTTAGACAGGCCAGGATGGTGGTGGCAGTTATTAAGTTAGGCtagctctttgttttgttttaaatctagctttttagttttgtttacattttcactTGTTTATTAAATaactgtgtgtagtgtgtgtgtgtgtgtgtgtgtgtgtgtgtgtgtgtgtgtgcgcgcgtgcgcgcctgtgtatggaggccagaggtcaatgtctggTGTCTTCAGTTGCCctccatcttactttttgagacagcgACTGGCTCACCCTGGAGCTCACCGTTTGGCTAGCCTGGCAGATCCTGGcgtcctcctggctctgttcccccaTGCCCTAGAGTTACAAATGTATACCACTACATCCCgcttctgtgtggtgctgggaacccacaCTGGGTGATCGGATGTGTGCAGCGGGCACGTCACTGaccaagccatctcaccagcccctgctAATCAACTCTTTGAGTCCTTATTTGTAGTGCTAGAGATTTCTATCTCCTGTCCAAGAGACTCTGCCATCCCAGCATCTTGATGCTGCTTTCGAGTTTTCTGGAAATTCTGTTGTTTTACTTATCCATTTTGCTCTCAttcctggttggttggtttttgagacagaatttcgcAGTAACCTGTGGTGGCCTGGGATGTCTGATCCTCAGGCATTCACTGTCatctccccagggctgagattcCAAATACGCACCTCCACACCAGAACTGAGGATGATTTGGGGGACGCCAGCACTCTGTACTTTGAGAACATTTTTGTCTCTGTCAGTCTAGGTACTTGGATGGAACTTATTTTGGAAACACTTAGACCTATTTTCTCATAAATTATAACCCAATAATATCCATTGATGTAGTCCGTGGACAGCCACCAAAATAAATACTAGGAATATAAACATGAACAAGGCAGTCTAGCCCCTTCCATCATCAAACTCACTGCATTGTCCCATAGAATTCAGAAGTTAAGAatcagcctggagagatggctcagaggttaaaagcactggctgctcttccacaggtcctgagttcagaggtcctgagttcaattcccatcaaccacatgatggctcacaaccatctgtaatgagaattggtgccctcttctgtatacataataaataaataaatctttaaaaaaaaaaaaagttaagaatcatacagaaggccgggcggtggtggctcacgcctttaatcccagcactcgggaggcagagccaggtggatctctgagttcgagccagcgtggtctacaaagcgagatccaggaaaggctcgaaaaaccaaaataaataaataaagctggctggtgttggtgcacgcctttaatcccagcactcgggaggcagaggcaggcggatctctgtgagtttgagaccagcctgggctaccaagtgagtcccaggaaaggcgcaaagctacacagagaaaccctgtctaaaaaaaaggaaaaaaaaaaaaaaaaatcattcagaatGGCAAGTTGTTAATGAATGTGTCGACTTTGACCAGGGATCCTTAACTGGGATCTAAATAGATACAATGATACCAACTTCATTAGGAGAGGGGGTAAAATTACCACACTGGCCTCTAGCttgtggcaatcttcctgccctatcctcccaagggctggggtgaGAAGTGTGCGATCCCACTCCTCCATGCTTGTTCTTACTgtcgttttgttttgagacagtgtctcctacATAGTACTAAGCTGGCAAGGAGCCCCTTGTGTACACCTCTCTGGCCCTCAAATTTGCAGCAGCCCACCCGCCTCaacctgggatcataggcatgccTCACTATGCCTGGCCTTTCTGTGCCATAATTACCAGCCGAGAGTTTGGCTGTGGCCACTGGTACAGATCCTAGGGTTCTCTGGGGAAAAGCAAAAGTAACCTTGCTCGGGATTGTGGGATCCCCGCCTCCAGCCTCTTTCCCTCCGCCCAGGAGTAGGTGCGCAGCACCGCCGCTAGGGGACGCAAATGCATCACTTGCCGGTCCAGCGACGGGGCGGGGCCAGTCGCAGCTTCCGGCTTCCGGCCGAGAGGGTGGTCGGCCGCAGCCGTCATGGCAGCTGAGGAGAAGGACCCCCTGAGCTACTTCGCGGCTTACGGGAGCAGCAGCTCCGACTCGTCGGGCGAGGAGAACAGCGAGCCGGAAGACGGGGGTCGCAAGGAGGCGGCGCCGGCTCCGACGACGGGCGGCCGCGGGAAGCCGGCGGAGAAGCGGCTGCCGGGCCCCGAGGAGCTGTTCCGCAGCGTGACCCGGCCGGCCTTCCTCTACAACCCGCTCAACAAGCAGATCGACTGGGAGCGGCACGTGGTGAAGGCGCCCGAGGAGGTGAGGTCCCCGGCCCCGCGGCCGCCCCGGGGCCCCGCGACCGCCCcccacacacgcacgcacgccgCGGGGGGCCGCGCGTCCCCACGGCCCCGGGACCCCGGGGGGTGTCAGCCCGGGCCCGCCCCTCCGCGCTCGGGGCCCCCAGCCGGGCGACGACTAACGGTGGTGACTCCCCGCCCCCCGCTGCAGCTTCTCCCCGAGACCCCTTCCCTTTGACGCCGAAGTGCCTGCGCTGCTGCCGCCAAGACAGTGTCTGCCGCAGCCGCCTGAGGGGTCAGCCTGGCCGTAGTATCTGAGACTGGATCCTTCTTTGGTAACTAAAAGTTATTAGCTTTATCTATCCAGGGAACCCTGTGACTTTTCACTGAACAGTATTGTGATGttgatagaaggagaagaaaaaaaaaaaagggtgtctTTTAAGcctaaaggatttaaaaaaaaaaaaaaaaaaaaagccagccggAAAGATGAGCAGTCGGCAGGGAGGTGCATGCGCGCTCGTATCCATCGCGGGGACCTCGGTTCGTCACAGGGCCTCTTCATGTGCTTACTTAACAGCCTCCAAAGGAATTCAAAGTCTGGAAGTCCAACTATGTGCCACCCCCAGAG contains:
- the Bcl10 gene encoding B-cell lymphoma/leukemia 10 isoform X1; this encodes MEAPAPSLTEEDLTEVKKDALENLRVYLCEKIIAERHFDHLRAKKILSREDTEEISCRTSSRKRAGKLLDYLQENPKGLDTLVESIRREKTQNFLIQKITDEVLKLRNIKLEHLKGLKCSSCEPFAAGANNLSRSNSDESNFSEKQRAASTVMYHPEGESSTTPFFSTESSLNLPVLEVGRTENSSFSSTTLPRPGDPGAPPLPPDLRLEGGSCGNSSEIFLPLRSRALSRQ
- the Bcl10 gene encoding B-cell lymphoma/leukemia 10 isoform X2 — its product is MKGVCVRLARLGAQALENLRVYLCEKIIAERHFDHLRAKKILSREDTEEISCRTSSRKRAGKLLDYLQENPKGLDTLVESIRREKTQNFLIQKITDEVLKLRNIKLEHLKGLKCSSCEPFAAGANNLSRSNSDESNFSEKQRAASTVMYHPEGESSTTPFFSTESSLNLPVLEVGRTENSSFSSTTLPRPGDPGAPPLPPDLRLEGGSCGNSSEIFLPLRSRALSRQ
- the C6H1orf52 gene encoding UPF0690 protein C1orf52 homolog gives rise to the protein MAAEEKDPLSYFAAYGSSSSDSSGEENSEPEDGGRKEAAPAPTTGGRGKPAEKRLPGPEELFRSVTRPAFLYNPLNKQIDWERHVVKAPEEPPKEFKVWKSNYVPPPETYTTEKKPPPPELDMAIKWSNIYEDNGDDAPQNAKKARLLPEGEETVESDDDRDERASKARRVEPEAAKKKK